The Geobacillus genomosp. 3 genome segment CGGGGCGGGCGGGCGCGGTCGGCGCGGTGACCGGAAAAGGCGATCCACTCCCGCCCGATGATGGCTGCAGCTCCTGCAGCGGCCGCCAGCAACGGATGCCAGATCCCCGGGACAGCCAGCACGGCGGCAAGCCAGGCGAGGCGAAGCACGCGCCGCCCCTCTTCCCGGGCTGCTTCCGCCGGCAGCACGTGCTGCCGGCGCTGTGAAAAGCCGAGAAGAAACGGCACAAGCCAAAACGAATAGCCGTTCCCGGCCGGAATAAGCGGCCACCACGAAGCGTCCAGCCCGCCGCCCGGTACCGGCAGCACGACCGGCACAAACCAAAACCGCTGCGTCCACTGCATGCCGACGATCATCCCGCGCTTGCTTCTCGCAAGCTGCGGCGAGGCCGCCCCGTTTTGCGAACGGAGGATGAGCCATCCTTCCGCCAACAGCAGCAACACAAGCAGGGCGGCAAGCGCCCCCCCATCCGCCGCGCCGTCCGGCAACAGACGGGCGGCAAGCCCGCTTGACCCCGCCAAGCCGAGCAAGACGAGCGCTCCGCCCACCGTATAGGCCGGTGAAAGGAGGCGCGCCTCCATCGTCAAGCCGAGCAGGATCGTCAACCCCGTCACCGCCCACACCGCACCCGGCGGCAACGCGAGCCCGATGCCGGACGCAACGGCGGACAGCACAGCGCCCGCTGCCCATCCCCACGTCCAAAGCCCGCGCCATTCTTGCCCCATCCGATGAACGCGCACATGAAAATCACGACGCTCCCGCTTTACTCGTCGCCATCCGGCGGCAAGGGCTAAAAGAATACCATAATAAAGGAGCGGCTGCCGCCATACGCCCGCAATCCCTTCCAGCCATTCCAACCCCCATGTTGCCATCCGCTTCCCCCCGCTTCGTTCATCAGTCTATATCTTTTATTCTACCAAACGGCCGGAACAAATCCCATGCCTGCCGCCATCTTTTTTGTCCGGATGGCGAATTTGTGCCGTTTTCCACTTTCTTTGCCGAATGAGCACTAGTTTTGTCGGTCAGGCAGGATTTTCGATGAACATAGAAAAAGGATATAACAGAAGATGAAAAAGGAGGAGTGGAACGATGGAATTAAAAACGCCTGACGTTGCCGCCCGTCTCGGAGTGTCGCCCAAAACGGTTCAGCGCTGGGTGCGGAAATACAATATTCCGCTGCAGAAAAATGAAGCCGGTCACTACTTGTTTGACGAAAAAACGGTCGCCCTGCTTGAGCGGGTCAAATTTGAACAAGGCGCGGCACTCGAAGCGCCCCCGGCTTCCGACCGTCCCTCGACACCGCCGCCGAACGTTCCCATTCACACTTTATTCCAAGGATATGTCGAACCGGAAATCGAACGCGTATCCTCACGCCTTGAGCAACTCGAACGACAACTGGAACAAAAAGCCGATGACGTTGTTTCGATCCAATTGCTTCATCATCGCCAAGAAATGGAAGAAATCACCGCCCGCCTCACCGCCCTCGAACAGCTTGTCGCCCGTCTTGAACAGCAGCTGAACAAACAGCCGCCTTCTTCCCATGACACACCGAATGAGCCAAAGCGGAAGCGACGCGGCCTCGGGCGGGTGATGGGTTTGTTCGTTTGACGGCCCGTGCGCGCTCTGCCCCGTGCAGGGCGTTTTTTTTTGCACCAAAAAGGGCCCCCATTGCCGGGAGCCCGGCTATGGTTTATGGGAATAGGACGTTTAACGCCGCTTTCAGCTGCACATCATGCTGCGGATCACGGATGGCTTCCATAATTTTTGCCTGCAGCACATCGGCTGTCTGTTCGTCGATGCGACCATTGGCTGGCAGCTTATTCGCTTGTTGAAAGGCTTTTACCGCTGTTTCCGTCTGTTTGCTGAAGTAGCCGTCAGTGCGGCCTGGATCAAAGCCAAGCCCTTTTAACATTTTTTGCGCATTGGCGATTTGCTCGTTGTTCATATCATACTGGAGCGGTTTTTCGACATGAAGCGGAGCAACGTGGAAATAATCCGGCTGAGCTACTACCACATCCGGCTTAATCCCTTTTTCGTGAACCCAATGACCATCGGGCGTCAACCATTTATACAGCGTCAACTTAATGTTGCTGCCGTCGCCCATCGGAATCGCTTGCTGCACCGTCCCCTTGCCGAACGTCGCCTCACCGACGAGCTTGTAGCCGCCCGCTTCTTTCATCGCCCCGGCTAAAATTTCTGACGCCGACGCGCTTCCGTTGTCAATAAGCACGACGATCGGGTACGGCTTTTTCGTCGTCAAGTCGGAGTAAAACTTTTGCCTGTCACCGTCGCGCTCCTCAATTTGCACGTACGGTTTTCCTTTCGGAACGAGCTGCTTTAAAATTTCTTCCACGCTTTGCAAATAGCCGCCCGGATTGCCGCGCACATCGATGATCAAACCGTCAATCTGCTCAGCTTCAAGCTCGGCCAGTTTCTTTTTGAAATCGGCGGCCGTATTTTCCGAGAACGACGTAATTTGCAAATACCCGGCCTTTTTGCCATCATACGTTTTGATCGACTCATATACCGTCTGAATCGGAATTTCGTCGCGGACAACTTTCACTTTCATCACATTTTTCGCGCCCGGCCGCAAAATCTCAAGTTCTACTGTCGTCCCTTTTTTGCCGCGGATTTTCAGTACCGCTTCATACAAATCAAGCCCTTCCAGGCTTTCCCCGTTGACGCGCAAAATTTGATCATTCGGCTTCAACCCCGCTTTTTCCGCGGGCGAATTTTTAATCGGCGCCACGATCGTTACTTTGCCGTCAATCATGCTCACTTCAGCGCCGATCCCTTCAAACGATGAATCGAGCGATTCGTTGAACTGCTCGGTCGTCTCTGCATCCATATAGACGGAATACGGGTCATCCAGCGTGCCGATCATCCCTTGAATGGCGCCTTCCGTCAATGTTTTCTCATCGACTTTTTCCACGTACCGGTTTTTGATGAGTTCATACGCCTGGCGAATTTTTTTCATTTCTTCATGATCGCCGGCCGTCTTGGACAGTTCCTCGGAAATGGCCACCGGCATCGGTCCGTCTTCCGCTCCGCCGGCCAACTGCAAGCCGGCATACGTCCCGCCGGCCCCGATCAGCATCGAGATGACCATCAGTACGGCCGTTGTCGTTTTTTTCACGTTTCTTTCCTCCTCACCCTATGCGTAAAAGGAAAAGCACCGCCCGAACGCCGTGCCATGCCTTTATCTCCATCATATGTCAGGCTTGTACGGAGTATGCTTCCGCGCGTTTCTGCCATTGGCGAAACGCCGCTCATCCCTGCTACTAGTTTACACGCTGCGTTTTGATTTCTCAACTCATACGGGCGCGGAAAAAAGAGGCACCCCCGCCGTTTTGGCGAACGATGCCTCTTCTCTTCCTTTCTTGTATCCCCAGAAAAACTCTCCCTTCAAGCAAAACGGGAGTCGTTTACTGTTTCGGTAAATCAATGAGCATGAACCGCGCTCCCCCATTCGTCGCCAGGCGAAGCGCCGGCGTGTCCGCAATGCGGGCCGCGTCGCGCCGTTCGAGATGGGCCTCGCCGTTTAACGTCAAATCCCCCTCAATGACAAAGATGAAGATGTTTCGCCCTTCAGGCTGAGTGAACGTCAGCTCATGCCCAACTTCCAAATCGGAAAGATAAATCGTCAAATCTTGATGAATGTGAGCAATCCCCGGGGAAGACGGATGTTTCGTCACAACCGGCAACAGCGCGTTTTTCATCTTCTCCACCGGGAATTCGGTCCGCTCGTACGACGGCGTGAGCCCGTGCTCTTCCGGCAAAAACCATAGCTGCAAAAAGTTCACTTCCTCCGTCGCTGACGGATTCACTTCCGAATGGACGATGCCGGTGCCGGCCGACATCCGCTGCACGCCGCCAAACGTCGTCACCGCTTTATGCCCGGTGCTGTCTTCATGTTGCAAATACCCTTTTAACACGATCGACACAATTTCCATCTCCCGGTGCGGATGGGCGCCAAACCCCGCAAGCGGCGCGACGAAATCGTCGTTTAACACCCTTAACGGCCCGAATTGAATGTTGTTCGGGTCGTAATACTCGCCAAACGAAAAACTATGGTACGTTTTCAGCCAACCGTAATCAGCATGATATCGGGACGACGCCCGGTCAATGCGAATCATTCTTTTCCACCCCTTCATTGTGAGAAATGATCGGCCCTTAAGCGCGTGCTGTTCTGAACCAGCAAGCGCCATCACCACCACGGCCTACGATATTGATTCCCGTTTTGCGTTGTCTCATCCCCGTTGGGCGCAACCATTTCTCTTTATTCAATAAATCTCGAATTCGAGATAATTATATAAAACCC includes the following:
- a CDS encoding PDZ domain-containing protein; protein product: MATWGLEWLEGIAGVWRQPLLYYGILLALAAGWRRVKRERRDFHVRVHRMGQEWRGLWTWGWAAGAVLSAVASGIGLALPPGAVWAVTGLTILLGLTMEARLLSPAYTVGGALVLLGLAGSSGLAARLLPDGAADGGALAALLVLLLLAEGWLILRSQNGAASPQLARSKRGMIVGMQWTQRFWFVPVVLPVPGGGLDASWWPLIPAGNGYSFWLVPFLLGFSQRRQHVLPAEAAREEGRRVLRLAWLAAVLAVPGIWHPLLAAAAGAAAIIGREWIAFSGHRADRARPPRFARHAQGVVIVGVLPNSKAEKMGLRIGEVVVKANGVPVQTEAEFYEALQRNRAFCKLEVISHNGEIRFVQGAVYEDGHHELGLLFVHHRGASASEAVS
- a CDS encoding MerR family transcriptional regulator, which produces MELKTPDVAARLGVSPKTVQRWVRKYNIPLQKNEAGHYLFDEKTVALLERVKFEQGAALEAPPASDRPSTPPPNVPIHTLFQGYVEPEIERVSSRLEQLERQLEQKADDVVSIQLLHHRQEMEEITARLTALEQLVARLEQQLNKQPPSSHDTPNEPKRKRRGLGRVMGLFV
- a CDS encoding S41 family peptidase; translation: MKKTTTAVLMVISMLIGAGGTYAGLQLAGGAEDGPMPVAISEELSKTAGDHEEMKKIRQAYELIKNRYVEKVDEKTLTEGAIQGMIGTLDDPYSVYMDAETTEQFNESLDSSFEGIGAEVSMIDGKVTIVAPIKNSPAEKAGLKPNDQILRVNGESLEGLDLYEAVLKIRGKKGTTVELEILRPGAKNVMKVKVVRDEIPIQTVYESIKTYDGKKAGYLQITSFSENTAADFKKKLAELEAEQIDGLIIDVRGNPGGYLQSVEEILKQLVPKGKPYVQIEERDGDRQKFYSDLTTKKPYPIVVLIDNGSASASEILAGAMKEAGGYKLVGEATFGKGTVQQAIPMGDGSNIKLTLYKWLTPDGHWVHEKGIKPDVVVAQPDYFHVAPLHVEKPLQYDMNNEQIANAQKMLKGLGFDPGRTDGYFSKQTETAVKAFQQANKLPANGRIDEQTADVLQAKIMEAIRDPQHDVQLKAALNVLFP
- a CDS encoding pirin family protein, which produces MIRIDRASSRYHADYGWLKTYHSFSFGEYYDPNNIQFGPLRVLNDDFVAPLAGFGAHPHREMEIVSIVLKGYLQHEDSTGHKAVTTFGGVQRMSAGTGIVHSEVNPSATEEVNFLQLWFLPEEHGLTPSYERTEFPVEKMKNALLPVVTKHPSSPGIAHIHQDLTIYLSDLEVGHELTFTQPEGRNIFIFVIEGDLTLNGEAHLERRDAARIADTPALRLATNGGARFMLIDLPKQ